A genome region from Hymenobacter tibetensis includes the following:
- a CDS encoding LytR/AlgR family response regulator transcription factor, which yields MMTCVIFDDEPLALDLLTDYCAQVPGLELKAQFDDALAGLAFLQENRVDIVFLDIHMPRLTGLQLAQLLPAPTPRIIFTTAYDQYAVRSYELNAADYLLKPIAFERFVQAVQKVRQQLSAPAPSSTPASTLPAAIPEALATAPDAMFVKNEHRLQRVAFDDILYIEGMKEYLMIYTTTGKVLTLQSFRRIEEVLPPERFARIHKSYVVALSRIEHVERGKVQVAGRLLPIGDTYRESFATLIRAYQQL from the coding sequence ATGATGACCTGCGTTATTTTTGATGACGAGCCGCTGGCCCTCGATCTGCTGACCGACTATTGCGCGCAAGTGCCTGGCCTAGAGTTGAAGGCGCAGTTCGATGATGCCTTGGCAGGCTTGGCCTTTTTGCAGGAAAATCGGGTTGATATCGTGTTTCTGGATATCCATATGCCGCGGCTAACTGGCTTGCAGCTGGCCCAACTTCTACCGGCCCCCACGCCACGCATCATTTTCACCACGGCCTACGACCAGTACGCCGTTCGGAGCTACGAGCTCAACGCCGCCGACTACTTGCTTAAGCCCATTGCCTTCGAGCGTTTTGTGCAGGCCGTCCAGAAAGTACGTCAGCAACTCAGTGCCCCAGCCCCTAGCTCTACCCCGGCCAGTACGTTGCCTGCTGCCATTCCGGAAGCACTCGCCACCGCCCCCGACGCCATGTTCGTGAAGAACGAACACCGGTTGCAGCGCGTCGCCTTCGACGATATCCTCTACATAGAAGGCATGAAGGAGTACCTGATGATTTACACCACCACAGGGAAGGTGCTCACCTTGCAGTCGTTCCGGCGCATAGAAGAGGTGCTGCCACCCGAGCGGTTTGCGCGCATCCACAAATCCTACGTGGTAGCGTTGAGCCGTATCGAGCACGTAGAGCGGGGCAAGGTGCAGGTGGCTGGGCGCCTGCTCCCCATCGGCGACACCTACCGCGAATCGTTTGCCACGCTGATTCGGGCGTATCAACAGTTGTAG
- a CDS encoding sensor histidine kinase: protein MELSAAPVIGSTLQDSVVARPTWWQRLRRLLQPTGSTADLHLGRIPWLIHVLLWLWLLTLDVMKLANNIRLLPRFPHTATEWQPLLPLLGRQLLEDIFGATLFYLTWQWLVPRTLGRARIGQYVLLAAMLIIPYAAIVGTFTVQFANKGVKIQAYKVTRQVAGKKKPVTTIVDPQKRGLEGPLLWGVVLGSLFIGTVVVGSSTALRITNDYLRQQRNRREQERQQLLTELAMLKTQINPHFLFNTLNNIYSLTSRKSDKAPEAVLRLAEIMRYLLYESSTDTVPLSREIQHLNSFLDLQRLRLSASAQDAIRFEVTGAAPDSAHPVAPLLLLPLVENAFKHGDLTARPVAVHISLNLTTEGLLRFSVLNYVAPADAERELPVQPGGVGLVNLRRRLELLYPGRYTLHVETLPAQHLVTLVLLR from the coding sequence ATGGAACTATCAGCCGCACCCGTCATAGGTTCAACCCTGCAGGATTCCGTCGTTGCTCGGCCCACCTGGTGGCAGCGGCTGCGCAGGTTGCTACAGCCTACTGGTTCAACCGCCGATTTACATCTGGGCCGTATTCCGTGGCTAATTCATGTGCTGCTGTGGCTGTGGCTGCTCACGCTGGATGTTATGAAACTGGCCAACAACATCCGGTTGCTACCTCGGTTTCCGCACACCGCCACCGAATGGCAGCCCCTGTTGCCCCTGTTAGGTCGGCAGTTGCTGGAAGATATATTCGGGGCCACCCTGTTTTACCTCACGTGGCAATGGCTAGTACCTCGGACTTTAGGACGGGCTCGAATTGGACAGTATGTCCTGCTGGCGGCAATGCTGATAATCCCCTATGCGGCTATAGTAGGCACCTTTACCGTGCAGTTTGCCAACAAAGGGGTGAAAATTCAGGCTTACAAAGTGACGCGCCAAGTGGCAGGCAAGAAAAAGCCGGTTACTACCATTGTTGACCCCCAGAAGCGCGGTCTGGAAGGCCCCTTGTTATGGGGGGTGGTATTGGGTTCACTTTTCATCGGAACTGTGGTTGTGGGGAGTAGCACAGCGCTCCGCATAACCAACGACTACTTGCGCCAGCAGCGCAACCGCCGGGAGCAGGAACGCCAGCAACTGCTGACGGAGCTAGCCATGCTCAAAACGCAAATCAACCCGCACTTCCTCTTCAACACCCTCAACAACATCTATTCCCTCACGAGCCGCAAGTCGGATAAAGCGCCGGAAGCGGTGTTGCGCCTCGCCGAAATCATGCGGTACCTGCTCTATGAAAGCAGCACCGATACAGTGCCATTGAGCCGGGAGATACAGCACCTGAACAGCTTTCTGGACTTGCAGCGGCTGCGGTTGTCTGCCTCAGCACAAGATGCCATCCGTTTCGAGGTAACTGGTGCCGCGCCCGACAGTGCGCACCCGGTTGCCCCATTGCTGCTGCTGCCGCTGGTAGAAAATGCCTTCAAGCATGGCGACCTGACGGCCCGGCCCGTGGCCGTGCACATCTCGCTCAACCTAACAACGGAAGGCCTGCTTCGCTTTTCGGTGCTCAACTATGTAGCGCCCGCCGATGCCGAACGGGAGCTGCCGGTGCAGCCCGGCGGCGTTGGCCTCGTGAATCTGCGCCGCCGCTTAGAACTGCTCTACCCTGGCCGCTACACGCTGCACGTAGAAACGCTGCCCGCCCAGCACCTCGTAACGCTGGTGTTGCTGCGGTAA
- a CDS encoding ABC transporter ATP-binding protein: protein MSSSFPLLETRALAFRYGSRSILHDVHLRVEPGSIYGFLGPNGAGKSTTMRVLLGLLRPASGSIHLFGHDMARHRVALLNRVGALIENPSLYDHLTGRENVEATRRIRGVASNRTAEVLHLVGLTDNAHRPAREYSLGMRQRLGLAIALLSDPDLLLLDEPTNGLDPNGIIDMRKLLQQLREEHGKTIVVSSHLIGEIEKVATHVGVIQQGSLVFQGSLPDLQQLQTGRARLVLETDCADTCRNLLPRLLAGATVAEPGTLWVPWVSKEHTAELATALVSAGLPLYALRLEQPSLEDTFLHLTEAKSELVK, encoded by the coding sequence ATGTCGTCTAGCTTTCCTCTACTCGAAACCCGAGCCCTGGCGTTCCGCTACGGAAGCCGCTCTATCCTACACGATGTACACCTGCGGGTAGAGCCGGGGAGCATCTACGGTTTTCTGGGTCCCAATGGCGCCGGCAAAAGCACCACCATGCGAGTACTGCTGGGCTTGCTGCGCCCCGCCAGCGGCTCCATTCACCTCTTCGGCCACGACATGGCCCGCCACCGGGTAGCGTTGCTGAACCGAGTTGGTGCCCTGATTGAAAACCCTTCCCTCTACGACCACCTTACAGGCCGCGAAAACGTGGAAGCTACCCGCCGGATACGCGGCGTTGCGTCCAACCGCACGGCCGAGGTACTACACCTGGTGGGTCTCACCGACAACGCCCACCGGCCCGCCCGCGAGTACTCGCTGGGCATGCGGCAGCGCCTAGGCCTTGCTATTGCTTTGCTTTCCGACCCCGACCTGCTCTTGCTCGACGAGCCCACCAACGGCCTCGACCCCAACGGCATCATCGACATGCGCAAACTCTTGCAACAGCTGCGCGAGGAACACGGCAAAACAATAGTGGTGAGCAGCCACCTCATCGGCGAAATCGAGAAGGTAGCCACGCACGTGGGCGTGATTCAGCAAGGCAGCCTGGTGTTCCAAGGCAGCCTACCCGACTTGCAACAACTGCAAACCGGCCGGGCACGGCTGGTGCTGGAAACCGACTGCGCCGATACGTGCCGCAACCTGCTCCCACGCCTGCTGGCGGGCGCCACGGTAGCGGAGCCCGGCACGCTCTGGGTACCCTGGGTGTCGAAAGAGCATACCGCCGAGCTAGCTACGGCACTAGTAAGCGCTGGGCTGCCGCTGTACGCCCTGCGCCTAGAGCAACCCAGCCTGGAAGACACCTTCCTGCACCTCACCGAAGCGAAAAGCGAGCTAGTGAAATAG
- a CDS encoding ABC transporter permease, translating to METTLTPSLSDFSSLPTAPSALTQLRRTLAADALKLRRTAALRLTLFSGALPVLLGFMIYFFKGDIIMKSGGDPWPRFISMAWQTAGTLLLPLFVVLLTSLVVNIETKATAWKHLYAQPVGRGAVFGSKLLLLLGLNALALVLFAGLMLGAGALLAVLRPKLGFQDYAVPFNAVGWMLMRTYIATLGLLAVQYIVSLYWRSFVVPVGVGMGAVVATIALLQWEHADKIPYAAPLGTAVSMKMAKVGGLQVAHMLAKHEWYSLGWFAGALLLGYLVLYRRNIAN from the coding sequence ATGGAAACTACCCTGACTCCTTCCCTCTCTGACTTTTCTTCTCTTCCCACGGCCCCATCGGCCCTGACGCAGCTCCGGCGCACGCTGGCGGCCGATGCCCTCAAGCTCCGGCGCACGGCTGCCTTGCGGCTCACGTTGTTTAGTGGCGCGTTGCCCGTGCTGCTGGGGTTTATGATTTATTTCTTTAAAGGCGACATCATTATGAAGAGCGGCGGCGACCCGTGGCCGCGCTTCATCAGCATGGCTTGGCAAACGGCCGGCACACTGCTGCTACCGCTATTTGTAGTGCTGCTAACGAGCTTGGTGGTGAACATCGAAACCAAGGCCACGGCTTGGAAGCACCTATATGCCCAGCCCGTGGGACGCGGCGCGGTGTTCGGCTCGAAGCTGCTGCTACTTCTGGGGCTGAACGCCCTGGCGTTGGTGCTCTTTGCGGGCCTGATGCTGGGAGCCGGGGCCTTGCTGGCGGTGTTGCGGCCCAAGCTAGGATTTCAGGACTATGCCGTACCGTTCAACGCAGTAGGCTGGATGCTGATGCGCACGTACATAGCCACGCTGGGCTTGCTGGCAGTGCAATATATCGTGAGCTTGTATTGGCGCTCGTTTGTGGTGCCGGTGGGTGTGGGCATGGGGGCCGTAGTGGCTACCATCGCGCTGCTACAGTGGGAGCACGCCGACAAAATACCATACGCAGCCCCGCTGGGCACCGCCGTGTCCATGAAGATGGCCAAAGTTGGTGGCTTACAGGTGGCGCATATGTTGGCGAAGCACGAATGGTACAGCCTCGGGTGGTTTGCTGGCGCCCTGCTACTTGGCTATCTGGTCCTCTACCGCCGCAACATAGCCAACTAG
- a CDS encoding outer membrane beta-barrel family protein, with product MSKLVLASLGLAGLLTGPVMAQTAPAGAPPAGARPAGAPGAATPAPRLALPETPKGAGRLTGTVLDGATKKPVQFATVALFPAAGDKPLDGTTCDERGRFVLKGLAPGSYRVQISFLGYGNRTENVTVTDGTADLGTISLASTAQKLGEVTVTGERDVIETKPDRIVYNAEKDITNSGGTAADVLRKVPLVNVDPDGNVELRGTSNVRVLINNKPSGIVASSVADAMKQIPADQIKSVEVITTPSAKYDAEGTGGIINIILKKNNLEGVNGSVGLAGGTRSSNGNASLNYRKGKLGINSSASGFAFYSPNRNDLTRSLKNPDGTETLALQQDGDGNTLGGGGFGRLGLDYDPAQYHNLTLGIQGSLFRNSGDYQQFNDVLFPAIAADQFTRATDRKFRTQSYDLSGSYTRTFEQKRREWSVLAQHTRNRNVQDYDLNQYAGRNEAGAVQYREQSDNLARNLETTIQTDYAHPFSETALLETGAKAIMRRVSSDYDVYDQLALDFNPARSNLFDYNQDVVSAYGTYGFSASKKVSFKLGARVENTRVRGNFDPQPADNAGVRQDYTNVLPNLSMSFQPNNPKKPGQTLRLAYSKRIQRPQIFYLNPFRNTSDTLNVSYGNPDLERELTDSYELNYTTFIKGSVLNMSAYVRRTGNAIESVRFIRDGINNQTFANIGRNATYGISLFGSVKPVPKWDLSGNVNVYYVSLKSPALSFGEGAVNTAAYSNGGVMYNVNINTSYKFEKGLSIQGYGGLNSPRIQLQGKQAAWTFYSVGVRKNLLKDKADLTLSADNFLSATRNLNTILDTEQFRQESNNYIYQRGVRLAFGYRFGKISAQPQKRRRSIQNDDTKQGESSGQGQQ from the coding sequence ATGAGCAAATTAGTACTTGCCTCGTTAGGTCTGGCTGGCTTACTGACTGGCCCTGTTATGGCTCAAACGGCCCCGGCCGGCGCACCACCAGCCGGAGCACGCCCCGCGGGGGCACCTGGCGCAGCCACTCCGGCCCCACGCCTGGCCCTGCCCGAAACCCCAAAAGGCGCTGGCCGCCTAACGGGCACGGTGCTCGACGGCGCCACCAAAAAGCCTGTGCAGTTTGCTACCGTAGCCTTGTTTCCCGCCGCTGGCGACAAGCCCCTCGACGGCACCACCTGCGACGAGCGGGGCCGCTTCGTGCTGAAGGGACTGGCGCCGGGCTCCTACCGGGTCCAGATCAGCTTTCTGGGCTACGGCAACCGTACTGAAAACGTAACGGTAACGGACGGCACCGCCGACTTGGGCACCATCAGCCTCGCCTCAACCGCGCAGAAGCTAGGCGAAGTAACAGTTACTGGCGAGCGGGACGTCATCGAGACCAAGCCGGACCGCATTGTGTACAACGCCGAAAAGGACATCACCAACTCGGGTGGTACGGCGGCCGATGTACTGCGCAAAGTGCCGCTGGTGAACGTAGACCCTGATGGCAACGTGGAACTGCGCGGCACCAGCAACGTGCGCGTACTCATCAATAACAAGCCCTCGGGCATCGTGGCCAGCTCAGTGGCCGATGCCATGAAGCAGATTCCGGCCGACCAAATCAAGAGTGTAGAGGTGATTACCACGCCCTCGGCCAAGTACGATGCCGAAGGCACGGGTGGTATTATCAACATCATTCTGAAAAAGAACAACCTGGAAGGCGTGAACGGCAGCGTGGGGCTGGCCGGCGGTACGCGTAGCTCCAACGGCAATGCTTCGCTCAACTACCGGAAGGGCAAGCTGGGCATCAACAGCTCGGCGAGTGGCTTCGCGTTCTACAGCCCCAACCGCAATGACCTGACCCGCTCTCTGAAAAACCCGGACGGCACCGAGACACTGGCCCTGCAGCAGGATGGCGACGGCAACACGCTGGGCGGGGGCGGCTTCGGCCGGCTGGGCCTCGACTACGACCCCGCCCAGTACCACAACCTCACGCTGGGCATCCAAGGCAGCCTGTTCCGCAACTCCGGCGACTACCAGCAGTTCAACGATGTGCTGTTTCCGGCTATAGCCGCCGACCAGTTCACCCGCGCCACCGACCGGAAGTTCCGGACACAGAGCTACGATTTGAGCGGCTCCTATACCCGCACCTTCGAGCAGAAGCGCCGCGAGTGGAGCGTGCTGGCCCAGCACACCCGCAACCGCAACGTGCAGGACTACGACCTCAACCAGTACGCCGGCCGCAACGAAGCGGGAGCAGTGCAGTACCGGGAACAGAGCGACAACCTAGCGCGCAACCTGGAAACCACCATTCAAACCGATTACGCGCACCCCTTCTCGGAAACCGCCCTGCTTGAAACCGGTGCCAAAGCCATTATGCGTCGCGTGAGCAGCGACTACGACGTGTACGACCAGCTGGCGCTAGACTTCAACCCGGCCCGCTCTAACCTCTTCGACTACAACCAAGATGTGGTGTCGGCTTACGGCACCTACGGGTTTTCGGCTTCCAAGAAGGTGAGCTTCAAGCTAGGGGCGCGGGTGGAAAATACGCGCGTTAGGGGCAACTTTGATCCGCAGCCAGCCGACAATGCTGGCGTGCGGCAGGACTATACCAACGTGCTGCCCAACCTGAGCATGAGCTTCCAGCCCAACAACCCCAAGAAGCCCGGCCAGACGCTGCGCCTAGCGTATTCCAAGCGCATTCAGCGCCCCCAGATTTTCTATCTTAACCCGTTCCGCAACACCTCCGATACCCTCAACGTCAGCTACGGCAACCCCGACCTGGAGCGCGAGCTGACCGACAGCTACGAACTGAACTATACCACCTTCATTAAGGGCTCGGTGCTGAATATGTCGGCGTACGTGCGGCGCACCGGCAACGCTATTGAAAGTGTGCGCTTCATCAGAGACGGTATCAACAACCAGACCTTCGCCAACATTGGGCGCAACGCCACTTATGGTATCAGTTTGTTTGGGTCGGTGAAGCCGGTGCCGAAGTGGGACTTGAGCGGCAACGTGAATGTGTACTACGTATCGTTGAAAAGCCCGGCCCTGAGCTTCGGCGAAGGCGCGGTAAACACGGCGGCTTACTCCAACGGTGGCGTGATGTACAACGTGAACATAAACACCAGCTACAAATTCGAGAAGGGCCTGAGCATTCAGGGCTATGGCGGCCTGAACTCGCCCCGCATCCAGCTCCAAGGCAAGCAAGCCGCCTGGACATTCTACTCGGTGGGCGTGCGCAAAAATCTGCTCAAGGACAAAGCCGACCTCACGCTCAGCGCCGACAACTTCCTAAGCGCCACCCGCAACCTAAACACCATCCTCGATACCGAGCAGTTCCGGCAGGAAAGCAACAACTACATCTATCAGCGGGGTGTACGCCTGGCCTTCGGCTACCGCTTCGGCAAAATCTCGGCCCAGCCCCAGAAGCGCCGCCGCAGCATCCAGAACGACGACACCAAGCAAGGTGAAAGCAGCGGCCAAGGCCAGCAATAA
- a CDS encoding LytR/AlgR family response regulator transcription factor gives MEPTLARRPLTCAIVDDEPLALSVLADYCAHVPFLRLKGKFQDALAAVEFLQDTPVDLVFLDIQMPRLTGMQLAQLLPTPAPRIVFTTAHAEYAAESYELPALDYLLKPIRFERFVQAAHRARVALQPVSVPAEPTDTANEALFIRQDNRLRRVMVSDVYYAEGQKEYLMLYTAAGKMLTLQSFRGLEELLPPGRFVRIHKSYLISLRHLEFVERTRVQVHGTSLPIGETYREGLLEQLRYHGRG, from the coding sequence ATGGAACCCACGCTTGCCCGCCGGCCCCTCACGTGTGCTATAGTCGACGACGAACCCCTGGCTCTAAGTGTGCTAGCGGACTACTGCGCCCACGTGCCGTTCCTACGCCTGAAAGGCAAGTTTCAGGACGCACTGGCAGCCGTAGAGTTTCTTCAAGATACCCCCGTCGACCTCGTGTTCCTGGATATTCAGATGCCCCGCCTCACGGGGATGCAGCTAGCCCAACTGCTCCCCACGCCGGCACCCCGCATTGTCTTCACCACGGCCCACGCGGAATACGCCGCGGAGAGCTATGAATTGCCTGCCCTGGATTACCTGCTTAAGCCCATCCGGTTCGAGCGGTTCGTGCAGGCTGCCCACCGGGCCCGCGTGGCCCTCCAGCCCGTGAGCGTTCCGGCGGAGCCCACCGACACCGCCAACGAAGCACTGTTCATCCGGCAAGACAACCGCCTGCGCCGAGTTATGGTGTCTGATGTGTATTATGCCGAAGGGCAAAAAGAATACCTGATGCTGTACACGGCTGCCGGCAAAATGCTCACGCTTCAGTCGTTCCGGGGGTTAGAGGAGTTGTTGCCGCCCGGTCGGTTTGTTCGCATCCACAAGTCTTACCTCATCAGCTTGCGTCACCTGGAGTTTGTGGAGCGCACCCGCGTGCAAGTCCATGGCACTTCCCTGCCCATAGGCGAAACATACCGGGAAGGCTTGCTAGAACAGCTCCGCTACCATGGTCGGGGCTGA
- a CDS encoding sensor histidine kinase yields MSAAAHRLSALPWRARLWWPHLVWLGLLLYTDAQLWFTRAGLYYTAPQSPGLFWRNALLADLLDCALFYLNYGVLQPRLFKSRRGLTYLGSVVGALLLFAALRVVLSVALNEGIQQGQRTLNLAAHAQLLLAYHVPLGGLILLLSAGLRLAGDYLRERENRRELERQHTRTELSLLKTQLQPHFLFNTLNNIYSLTLHASPQAPEAVMRLAELMRYQLYDSTDDLVPLAKEIRHLQGFLALQLLRLPPDEADEVLPFTVLLPPGAEYARRLPPMLLLPLVENAFKHGDLAARPLVARLRLQLEPNGHLVFSVLNYCTDNTAAATAPGGVGLVNLRRRLELLYPGRHRLTVAATPTEYQVKLEVQL; encoded by the coding sequence ATGTCCGCTGCTGCACACCGGTTATCTGCGTTGCCCTGGCGTGCCCGGTTGTGGTGGCCGCATCTGGTGTGGCTGGGGTTGCTGCTTTACACCGACGCGCAGCTCTGGTTCACCCGCGCCGGACTCTACTACACTGCTCCTCAAAGCCCCGGCTTGTTTTGGCGCAATGCCCTGCTGGCTGACTTGCTCGATTGCGCCTTGTTTTACTTGAATTACGGGGTGTTGCAGCCCCGGCTGTTCAAGTCCCGTCGCGGCTTAACGTACCTCGGCTCGGTGGTGGGAGCGTTGCTGCTGTTTGCGGCGCTGCGGGTGGTGTTGAGCGTGGCGCTGAACGAAGGCATTCAGCAAGGACAACGCACGCTAAATCTAGCGGCGCACGCGCAGTTGCTGTTGGCGTATCATGTGCCTCTTGGTGGCCTGATCCTGCTGCTGAGCGCGGGGCTACGGCTGGCCGGCGACTACCTGCGCGAGCGAGAAAACCGCCGGGAACTGGAACGCCAGCACACCCGCACCGAACTATCGTTGCTGAAAACCCAGCTTCAACCGCATTTCCTTTTCAACACCCTCAACAACATCTATTCCCTCACGCTGCACGCTTCACCGCAGGCCCCCGAAGCGGTGATGCGGCTGGCTGAGCTAATGCGCTATCAACTCTACGACAGCACCGACGACCTGGTGCCTCTGGCCAAGGAAATTCGCCATTTGCAGGGGTTTCTGGCGCTGCAACTGCTGCGTCTGCCACCCGACGAAGCCGATGAGGTATTGCCATTCACGGTGCTACTGCCGCCCGGCGCCGAATATGCCCGGCGTCTGCCGCCCATGCTGCTGCTGCCGCTGGTAGAAAACGCCTTCAAGCACGGCGACTTAGCGGCCCGGCCGCTGGTAGCCCGCCTACGCTTGCAGCTAGAGCCCAATGGCCACCTCGTATTTTCGGTGCTGAACTACTGCACCGACAACACTGCCGCTGCAACGGCCCCCGGTGGCGTGGGCTTAGTGAACCTGCGCCGCCGCCTAGAGCTGCTATATCCTGGCCGACATCGCCTCACCGTGGCCGCAACTCCTACTGAATACCAGGTGAAGCTAGAAGTTCAGTTGTAA
- a CDS encoding TonB-dependent receptor domain-containing protein, translating to MKHTLTLLLAALFIVPAVQAQIPATPPATTTSQSTGRLTGTVVDAATQKPVEYATVTLLPPAGTTPVAGGTCDPQGKFELKGVPVGSYRLQISFVGYTTRTEPVTVGAEATALGTLALTASAQKLGEVTVTGQRPLVETKPDRLVYNAEQDATNAGGTAADILRKTPMVNVDNDGNVQLRGTSNVRILINNKPSAILSGNLAEALKQIPADQIKAIEVVTAPSAKYDAEGSGGVINIVLKKNSLQGTNGSLGASTGNRNQGINGALNVRRGKFGLNTKLSGFKNQYPYKSSTTRTDFTPAGEGQLLQSSNSRNVGQGGFGQMEFTYDPSPLHSFTLSGNGNSYQSRSPQDLFNQYDGPDALKLDTLYSRDILQRYESRNYDLNAGYTRTFGEAQPRREWSMLAQHTRSRNNQNYRLDQYHSADVLANALEYRERSLNLARNLETTLQTDYTHPFRDSTTLESGAKLIRRSVSSDYSLDTILLREQSDFARSPLRSNAFDYQQNVLAAYSTYNFMGGKKYAFSLGTRLERTDIEGRFQGDNGRFSNNYLNVLPNISATRTLKKPGQTLRLSYSRRIQRPQIYYLNPYVNQSTPNSISYGNPKLSPEITDVFELSYGTFGEKTSLNASTYVRRTGNSIEEFNRYNDSLARTESTYGNIATNTTYGLSLYGSLKPIPALNLSSNVSLDYTRLYSAALMQSNNLLNAFVSLNSSLKLGKVHSLQANGGFWTGGVQLQSRYSGGYYYSVGVKRTLLKEKADLTFNASNFLAPGREFRSSTETAQFRSSNTFYSYQRAVRLSFNYRFGKIDNSSQRQRRSIQNDDGKQGSSKGGQ from the coding sequence ATGAAGCATACGCTTACGTTGCTGCTTGCAGCCCTCTTTATCGTGCCCGCTGTGCAGGCTCAGATACCGGCCACCCCGCCGGCCACTACCACCAGCCAAAGCACCGGCCGTCTCACGGGCACAGTGGTAGATGCCGCCACCCAGAAGCCCGTTGAATACGCCACGGTTACGCTGCTGCCCCCTGCCGGCACCACGCCCGTGGCCGGCGGTACCTGCGACCCACAAGGCAAATTCGAGCTGAAAGGCGTACCAGTTGGCTCGTATCGACTGCAAATTAGCTTTGTGGGGTACACCACCCGAACGGAGCCCGTGACCGTGGGCGCCGAGGCTACGGCCTTGGGTACGCTGGCCCTGACGGCGTCGGCGCAGAAGCTGGGGGAAGTAACCGTGACAGGGCAACGGCCGCTGGTGGAAACCAAGCCGGACCGACTAGTGTACAACGCCGAGCAAGACGCCACCAACGCTGGCGGCACCGCCGCCGACATTCTGCGCAAAACCCCCATGGTAAACGTCGATAACGACGGCAACGTGCAGCTGCGCGGGACCAGCAACGTGCGCATCCTGATCAACAACAAGCCTTCCGCCATCTTGTCGGGCAACTTGGCCGAGGCGCTAAAACAGATTCCAGCCGACCAGATCAAGGCCATTGAGGTGGTGACGGCGCCCTCGGCCAAGTATGATGCCGAAGGGTCGGGCGGAGTTATCAACATCGTGTTGAAAAAGAACAGCTTGCAGGGCACCAACGGCAGCCTGGGCGCCAGCACCGGCAACCGCAACCAAGGCATCAACGGGGCGCTGAACGTGCGGCGTGGCAAGTTTGGCTTGAACACCAAACTGAGCGGGTTCAAAAACCAGTACCCCTACAAGAGCAGTACCACCCGCACCGATTTCACCCCCGCCGGCGAAGGGCAGCTACTGCAGTCCTCCAACTCCCGCAACGTGGGCCAGGGTGGGTTCGGGCAGATGGAATTCACCTACGACCCGTCGCCGCTGCACAGCTTCACGCTCAGCGGCAACGGCAACTCCTACCAGAGCCGCTCGCCTCAAGACTTGTTCAACCAATATGATGGGCCTGATGCGCTGAAGCTCGATACGCTCTACTCCCGCGACATTCTGCAACGCTACGAAAGCCGCAACTACGACCTCAACGCCGGCTACACCCGCACTTTTGGCGAAGCACAGCCGCGGCGCGAATGGAGCATGCTGGCCCAGCACACCCGCAGCCGCAACAACCAAAATTACCGCCTCGACCAGTACCATAGCGCCGACGTGCTGGCCAACGCCCTCGAATACCGGGAGCGTAGCCTCAACCTAGCCCGCAACCTGGAAACCACTCTCCAAACCGACTACACCCACCCTTTCCGCGACTCGACCACCCTGGAAAGCGGCGCCAAGCTCATCCGGCGCAGCGTAAGCAGCGACTACAGCCTCGACACCATACTCCTACGCGAGCAATCCGACTTCGCCCGCAGCCCCCTACGTTCCAACGCTTTCGACTACCAGCAAAACGTGCTGGCCGCTTACAGCACCTACAATTTCATGGGCGGCAAGAAGTACGCGTTCAGCTTAGGCACCCGCTTGGAGCGCACCGATATCGAGGGCCGGTTTCAGGGAGACAATGGCCGTTTCTCCAACAACTACCTGAACGTACTACCCAACATCAGTGCCACGCGCACCCTCAAGAAACCGGGCCAGACGCTGCGCCTGAGTTACTCGCGCCGCATCCAACGCCCTCAGATATACTACCTCAACCCCTACGTCAACCAAAGCACCCCCAACAGCATCAGCTACGGCAACCCGAAGTTGTCGCCGGAAATTACCGATGTCTTCGAGCTGAGCTACGGTACCTTTGGGGAGAAAACGTCACTGAATGCCTCCACCTACGTGCGCCGCACCGGCAATTCCATTGAAGAATTCAACCGCTACAACGATTCGTTGGCCCGCACCGAAAGCACATACGGCAACATTGCCACCAACACCACTTACGGACTCAGCCTCTACGGCTCCCTGAAGCCCATTCCGGCCCTGAACCTGAGTAGCAACGTAAGCCTCGACTACACGCGGCTCTACAGCGCGGCGCTCATGCAGAGCAACAACCTGCTAAACGCCTTTGTAAGTCTGAATTCTTCGCTGAAGCTAGGCAAGGTGCACAGCCTGCAAGCCAACGGCGGCTTCTGGACGGGCGGTGTGCAGTTGCAAAGCCGCTACTCGGGTGGCTACTACTATTCTGTGGGGGTGAAGCGGACGTTGCTGAAAGAAAAAGCCGATCTGACCTTCAACGCCAGCAACTTCCTAGCGCCTGGCCGTGAGTTTCGTAGCAGCACCGAAACCGCCCAATTCCGCAGCAGCAACACTTTCTACTCCTATCAGCGGGCCGTACGCCTCTCCTTCAACTACCGCTTCGGCAAAATCGACAATAGCTCGCAACGCCAGCGCCGGTCCATCCAGAACGACGACGGCAAGCAAGGCAGCAGCAAAGGCGGGCAGTAA